A stretch of the Osmerus mordax isolate fOsmMor3 chromosome 12, fOsmMor3.pri, whole genome shotgun sequence genome encodes the following:
- the LOC136954486 gene encoding paired box protein Pax-5-like: protein MAHQGVRPCEISRLLRVSHGCVSKILSRFHETGSTRPGVIGGSKPKVATPKVVEKIIGLKQRHPAMFAREIRERLLLERVCDHDRVPSVSSINRIIRDKVQLHPLSCEIGDFPSSFYSENHSSCQTEAWRLSNLSLTSRSNLPTNLSHSLPGKPCCYS, encoded by the exons ATGGCGCACCAGGGTGTTCGTCCGTGCGAAATATCCCGCCTGCTGCGCGTCAGTCACGGCTGCGTCAGCAAGATATTATCCAG GTTCCATGAGACGGGTAGCACCAGGCCAGGGGTGATAGGGGGCTCCAAGCCCAAGGTGGCAACCCCCAAGGTGGTGGAAAAGATCATCGGGCTGAAGCAGAGGCATCCTGCCATGTTCGCGcgggagatcagagagagactgCTCCTGGAGCGGGTGTGTGACCATGACAGAGTACCCAGCGTTAGCTCCATcaacag GATAATAAGAGATAAAGTTCAACTTCATCCTCTTTCTTGTGAAATAG GTGATTTCCCAAGCAGTTTCTATTCTGAAAATCACAGTTCCTGCCAAACCGAAGCCTGGAGACTCTCAAACCTCAGCTTGACATCTCGCTCCAACCTGCCAACTAACCTCAGCCATAGCCTGCCTG GGAAGCCATGCTGCTACAGCTAa
- the LOC136954228 gene encoding zinc finger CCHC domain-containing protein 7-like isoform X1: MFGGKKTDGAELTVRRYSVHYIEGCDSASEGESELGFSSLQRTPSSQRVPLAIPGNSPPLVLAFPFSACRYKQVRCPSPSSRDGRNSDQEDQDVDCDEPIEEWMILEEEEQDGDRKIQLNLGYWSSGSSESDSGDEEEQKSKIAFNTDWAISAKDKGVYNQSRPSRYYTPDRSLTCHNCNKTGHLVRNCPIPRKRPTCVLCGLQGHFQRACPGRHCPSCGLPSHGYQACPKPPVWYQHCHRCGMTGHLSDGCPDTWRQYHLTTQDRVPHRPHRDHAPNYRNRSAHCYNCSRRGHYGHECTVRRMISGTFPSLPYVCRYDDLRDNLIDDAGIQKKCRDSTQIGDTSLPEHKRASELTEASDEEEPPAPKKRGLEGRREGGRRKTWPERRRERRKVKMLRREAQARREGGLGNTTWDGFDKESHAKDMHRNRYRDSSPPLQKRRNSQERGRRSQSREKSRKSREAERWKKKGGMKRGDLYLRDDLGPMDETLLSIKHRVRNRRS, encoded by the exons ATGTTTGGTGGGAAAAAGACGGATGGCGCTGAACTAACTGTACGACGATACAGCGTACACTACATTGAGGGATGTGACAGTGCctcagagggagaaagtgagttGGGTTTTAGTTCATTACAACGGACACCCAGCTCACAAAGGGTTCCCCTCGCCATTCCAGGCAACTCTCCTCCCCTAGTTCTGGCCTTCCCCTTTTCCGCATGCCGATATAAACAAGTCAGGTGCCCCAGTCCATCCTCCAGGGATGGCCGAAACTCAGACCAAGAGGATCAGGACGTGGACTGTGACGAGCCCATAGAGGAGTGGATGATCCTGGAAGAagaagagcaggatggagacagGAAAATTCAGCTCAACCTGGGCTACTGGAGCAGTGGAAGTTCAGAGTCAGATTCTGGAGATGAGG AAGAACAGAAGTCAAAAATTGCCTTTAATACCGACTGGGCCATATCAGCAAAAGACAAG GGAGTATACAACCAATCACGACCCAGCCGCTATTACACCCCCGACCGGAGTCTGACCTGTCACAACTGCAACAAGACAGGACATCTGGTCAGGAACTGCCCCATCCCCAGG AAGCGGCccacctgtgtgctgtgtgggctTCAGGGCCACTTCCAGAGGGCCTGTCCTGGCCGGCACTGTCCCAGCTGCGGACTCCCCTCCCATGGGTACCAGGCCTGCCCAAAGCCCCCTGTCTGGTACCAGCACTGCCACCGCTGTGGGATGACTGGCCACCTCTctgat GGCTGCCCAGACACATGGAGACAGTACCACCTCACA ACTCAAGACCGAGTACCCCACAGGCCACACAGAGACCACGCCCCCAATTACAGGAATCGTTCCGCCCACTGCTACAACTGCTCCAGGAGAGGACACTATGGGCAT GAGTGTACCGTGAGAAGGATGATCAGTGGGacgtttccctccctcccatatgTCTGTCGCTATGATGACTTGCGAGACAACCTCATAGACGATGCTGGGATACAGAAGAAATGCAGGG ACTCGACACAGATTGGCGACACCTCGCTTCCAGAGCACAAGAGGGCTTCTGAGCTTACAGAGGCCAGCGATGAGGAGGAGCCCCCAGCTCCCAAGAAGAGGGGCCTGGAGggtcggagggaggggggtaggaggaagACATGGCCAGAAAGACGCAGGGAGAGGCGGAAGGTAAAGATGCTGAGGAGAGAAGCCCAGGCCAGGCGTGAAGGGGGGCTAGGGAACACCACATGGGATGGCTTTGACAAAGAGAGCCATGCCAAAGACATGCACAGGAACCGCTATAGGGACTCCTCACCTCCACTgcagaagaggaggaacagtcaagagagggggagaaggagccagagcagggagaagagtaggaagagcagagaggcagagaggtggaAAAAGAAAGGAGGGATGAAACGTGGGGATCTGTATTTGCGAGATGACCTTGGACCCATGGACGAGACCCTTCTCTCCATCAAACACAGGGTACGGAACCGCAGGAGTTAG
- the LOC136954228 gene encoding zinc finger CCHC domain-containing protein 7-like isoform X2 yields the protein MFGGKKTDGAELTVRRYSVHYIEGCDSASEGESELGFSSLQRTPSSQRVPLAIPGNSPPLVLAFPFSACRYKQVRCPSPSSRDGRNSDQEDQDVDCDEPIEEWMILEEEEQDGDRKIQLNLGYWSSGSSESDSGDEEEQKSKIAFNTDWAISAKDKGVYNQSRPSRYYTPDRSLTCHNCNKTGHLVRNCPIPRKRPTCVLCGLQGHFQRACPGRHCPSCGLPSHGYQACPKPPVWYQHCHRCGMTGHLSDTQDRVPHRPHRDHAPNYRNRSAHCYNCSRRGHYGHECTVRRMISGTFPSLPYVCRYDDLRDNLIDDAGIQKKCRDSTQIGDTSLPEHKRASELTEASDEEEPPAPKKRGLEGRREGGRRKTWPERRRERRKVKMLRREAQARREGGLGNTTWDGFDKESHAKDMHRNRYRDSSPPLQKRRNSQERGRRSQSREKSRKSREAERWKKKGGMKRGDLYLRDDLGPMDETLLSIKHRVRNRRS from the exons ATGTTTGGTGGGAAAAAGACGGATGGCGCTGAACTAACTGTACGACGATACAGCGTACACTACATTGAGGGATGTGACAGTGCctcagagggagaaagtgagttGGGTTTTAGTTCATTACAACGGACACCCAGCTCACAAAGGGTTCCCCTCGCCATTCCAGGCAACTCTCCTCCCCTAGTTCTGGCCTTCCCCTTTTCCGCATGCCGATATAAACAAGTCAGGTGCCCCAGTCCATCCTCCAGGGATGGCCGAAACTCAGACCAAGAGGATCAGGACGTGGACTGTGACGAGCCCATAGAGGAGTGGATGATCCTGGAAGAagaagagcaggatggagacagGAAAATTCAGCTCAACCTGGGCTACTGGAGCAGTGGAAGTTCAGAGTCAGATTCTGGAGATGAGG AAGAACAGAAGTCAAAAATTGCCTTTAATACCGACTGGGCCATATCAGCAAAAGACAAG GGAGTATACAACCAATCACGACCCAGCCGCTATTACACCCCCGACCGGAGTCTGACCTGTCACAACTGCAACAAGACAGGACATCTGGTCAGGAACTGCCCCATCCCCAGG AAGCGGCccacctgtgtgctgtgtgggctTCAGGGCCACTTCCAGAGGGCCTGTCCTGGCCGGCACTGTCCCAGCTGCGGACTCCCCTCCCATGGGTACCAGGCCTGCCCAAAGCCCCCTGTCTGGTACCAGCACTGCCACCGCTGTGGGATGACTGGCCACCTCTctgat ACTCAAGACCGAGTACCCCACAGGCCACACAGAGACCACGCCCCCAATTACAGGAATCGTTCCGCCCACTGCTACAACTGCTCCAGGAGAGGACACTATGGGCAT GAGTGTACCGTGAGAAGGATGATCAGTGGGacgtttccctccctcccatatgTCTGTCGCTATGATGACTTGCGAGACAACCTCATAGACGATGCTGGGATACAGAAGAAATGCAGGG ACTCGACACAGATTGGCGACACCTCGCTTCCAGAGCACAAGAGGGCTTCTGAGCTTACAGAGGCCAGCGATGAGGAGGAGCCCCCAGCTCCCAAGAAGAGGGGCCTGGAGggtcggagggaggggggtaggaggaagACATGGCCAGAAAGACGCAGGGAGAGGCGGAAGGTAAAGATGCTGAGGAGAGAAGCCCAGGCCAGGCGTGAAGGGGGGCTAGGGAACACCACATGGGATGGCTTTGACAAAGAGAGCCATGCCAAAGACATGCACAGGAACCGCTATAGGGACTCCTCACCTCCACTgcagaagaggaggaacagtcaagagagggggagaaggagccagagcagggagaagagtaggaagagcagagaggcagagaggtggaAAAAGAAAGGAGGGATGAAACGTGGGGATCTGTATTTGCGAGATGACCTTGGACCCATGGACGAGACCCTTCTCTCCATCAAACACAGGGTACGGAACCGCAGGAGTTAG
- the LOC136954108 gene encoding signal-transducing adaptor protein 1-like, whose product MAAPRRVITKRRATITALPLYHSGALLKKYTGEKDFKKYYGELRGSTIFLYMDETQDTYTEKLDLHMLKAMEMDYPYVKTPTIFTLSFINEEVQLKMECPDKGEEWRGFIMTVTYKEIPSKIQLLPGQIERLKQVLYDEKQRLFPQTPPDLSRSFISCSPFLGNTQETDSPAANPTCLFDVSRQEAERMLTENPERGDIIIRPSTSNYAVTLRQNDLSGTVFKNYKVLHIDRMLVIQLDPPVKVHSLRDVLDHFLKETKYRLNPYVIPQVYDNKIEVPPVLDRATKPVPHARVAPMIHIQTACGNMPPTTPPPDPPCPTSDNKGDYMEVDVPSKPSTRPAEVDEELQTILKARRENIYKAGSS is encoded by the exons ATGGCAGCGCCCCGTAGGGTGATCACCAAGAGGAGGGCCACCATCACAGCTCTGCCACTCTACCACTCTGGAGCTCTGCTGAAGAAATACACAGGAGAGAAG GACTTTAAGAAGTACTATGGAGAACTACGTGGATCCACCATTTTCCTGTACATGGACGAAACACAGGACACA TATACAGAGAAACTGGATTTGCATATGCTGAAGGCCATGGAGATGGATTATCCTTATGTGAAGACCCCGACCATCTTCACACTCTCTTTCATCAACGAGGAGGTTCAGCTGAAG ATGGAATGCCCAGacaaaggagaggagtggaggggtttCATCATGACTGTGACATAT AAAGAGATCCCAAGCAAAATACAACTGCTCCCAGGCCAGATTGAAAGACTGAAGCAAGTTCTGTACGATGAGAAACAAAGACTTTTCCCCCAAACGCCACCTGACCTGAGCAGGAGTTTCATCTCCTGCTCACCCTTCCTGGGAAACACACAAGAAACAGACAGTCCAGCTGCAAACCCAAC GTGTTTGTTTGACGTGAGCCGCCAGGAGGCGGAGCGTATGCTAACGGAGAACCCAGAACGTGGGGACATCATCATCCGTCCCTCCACTTCCAACTACGCTGTGACTTTAAGGCAGAATGACTTAAG TGGGACAGTATTCAAGAACTACAAGGTGCTGCATATAGACAGGATGTTAGTCATTCAGCTGGACCCCCCA GTGAAAGTTCATTCGCTGAGGGACGTGCTTGACCACTTCCTGAAGGAGACCAAATATCGTCTCAATCCCTATGTGATTCCCCAGGTCTATGACAACAAAATTG AGGTTCCACCTGTGTTGGACCGTGCAACAAAGCCAGTACCCCATGCCAGAGTGGCACCTATGATCCACATTCAGACCGCTTGTGGCAACATGCCTCCAACCACTCCACCACCCGATCCCCCCTGTCCAACTTCAGACAATAAGGGGGACTACATGGAAGTGGACGTCCCATCAAAACCAA GCACCAGACCGGCAGAGGTGGATGAGGAACTGCAGACCATTCTAAAAGCAAGGAGGGAAAACATCTACAAAGCAGGGTCTTCATGA